The Pukyongia salina genome segment AGACATTGGCCGCTTTCGGGATCAAGGCCTTAATAGGGGGTACTGTCGCTGCCTTGTTAACGGCAACAATTGCCGGTATGTTGATCGGGTAGACTTTCAGAATAAAAACCGTTGATAACTTGTAATAAAAGAACTGATTTGCTGTTCTTTAAAAACAGCCTGTTTTATATTTTTATTTCCTGAAAAAAGATCGGCATGAAACAATATCACGACCTCGTTAAACATATATTAGAACACGGAGCAGAAAAGAGCGATCGTACCGGTACGGGCACCAAAAGTGTGTTTGGCTACCAGATGCGTTTCGATCTTAGTGAAGGTTTTCCAATGGTCACTACCAAAAAACTTCACCTGAAGTCGATCATCTACGAATTACTCTGGTTCCTGAATGGGGATACCAATATAAAATACCTGCAGGAGAATGGTGTTCGGATCTGGAACGAATGGGCAGACGAAGAAGGCAACCTGGGACCTGTTTACGGCCACCAATGGAGAAATTGGAATAGTGAGGAGATCGACCAGATCTCTGAGGTGATCCAAACTTTAAAGACCAATCCCGATAGCAGGCGAATGCTGGTGAGTGCCTGGAATCCATCTGTACTACCCGACACCTCAAAACCTTTTGCCGAAAACGTGGCTAACGGTAAAGCGGCCCTCCCTCCTTGTCATGCATTCTTCCAGTTCTATGTGGCCGATGGAAAACTCTCTTGTCAACTCTATCAACGAAGCGCCGATGTCTTCTTAGGAGTACCCTTTAATATCGCATCCTACGCTTTGTTTACCATGATGATGGCACAGGTTTGTGGTTATGAAGCCGGAGATTTCATTCATACCTTTGGCGATGCCCACATCTACAGCAATCATATGGAGCAATTGGAGCTTCAGTTGTCCCGGGATCCACGCCCGTTACCGAAAATGTTGCTCAATCCGGATGTAAAAGATATCTTTGGCTTTAAATTTGATGATTTTAAACTTGTAAACTACGACCCCCACCCACATATAAAAGGTGTGGTTGCCGTGTAAAAAAGCCTATTTATGAAAAATCTAATAGTACTGCTATTCCTTATCACCACTGTTGGCGGTTATGCCCAGGAATGGGGAACAATTGAAAAGAACAAGATAACCATGCGGGAAGTAGCTCCAGTTTGGCCCGGATGTGAAAATGACAGTGCCACTAAAAGAGATAACTGCTTCAATACTCAACTTGCCACCCATATTGCCAAAAACTTTAAATATCCTGCCGAAGAGTATAAGAAGAACATACAGGGGCGTGTGGTAGTAACCTTTATCGTGAATACCGAAGGCCTTATCGAGATCAAGAGCATCACAGGAGGAAACGAGGGATTACAGGCAGAAGCCAAGCGCAATATCTTGTCCATCCCAAAAATGGCCAAACCGGGGATGTTAGCCGGTAAACCCCGGGCTATAGAATACACTGTGCCAATTACCTTTAAAACAGGTAAGTAAAATGTTTAAAAATATCTTTCTTGTTTGTACTCTTTTGATGGGTATGAATTTATTCGCCCAGAACGAAAGCGATACTTCTACCATTACCAAGGAAGCCGATGTTCCATTTGCTACTATTGAAAATGTTCCAGTGTTTCCAGGCTGTGAAGGTTCAGACAATATGATTCTGAAAAAATGCATGTCGGATAACATAGCCCGAGTAGTGAGTGAAAATTTCGACATGAAACTGGTAAAATCCCTTGATCTAAAGCCGAGAAAATACAGGATCGCAGTACAATTTAAGATAGATAAAACAGGAAATGTGGTGGATATTCGTTCCAGAGCAGACCATGAGATGCTGGAAGCAGAGGCCATACGAGTAGTTTCTCTTCTCCCTCAAATGAGGCCGGGGAAACAACGTGGACAAGAAGTAGGAGTACTATATGCACTCCCCATCATATTTGAAGTGGAACCTTCGGCCAAAGCAGAACGCCGGCTAAAACGCAAGAAATCCGGGGATTAGCAGCAACAAGGTTTAACAAAGCATAAAGAAAATTCGAAAAAAATGTTTGGTATCTTTAAGGGTCGGAGATAAATTCCGACTCTTTTTTTATGATCCATACCAAAAACCTGGTTTCTTTCTTTTTAGAGACTCGTTCACATACCGAATCACTTTGTAAACCTCTGGAGATCGAAGATTATGTTGTTCAGCCGGTGATTGATGTATCTCCGCCTAAATGGCATCTGGGACATACAACCTGGTTTTTTGAAGAATTTATTCTGAAACCCTACAAACCTGGCTATAAACTCTTTCATGAAGATTTCGCCTTTGTATTCAACAGTTATTATGAAACAGTAGGAAAACGAGTGGTGCGAAGCGACCGGGGTAACTTATCTCGTCCGGGCGTAACCAAGGTCTACGACTATCGCCATTACGTAACCAACGAAATGAAAGAATTTATTTCTTCAGAAGCTATAAATGAACAGATCCTTTCACTTCTTGAGATAGGCATTCATCACGAAAAACAACATCAGGAACTACTCCTTACCGATATTAAATACATACTGGGAAACAATCCTATACTTCCTGTTTACAACGATAAATTCCTGGAAAATCCTGTTCAAAACGAAGCGCAACAATGGATCCCGGTACATGAAGGGATCTACGAGATAGGACATGCATCCTCCGATTTTTGCTACGATAATGAATTGGGCCGTCACAAGGTCTACTTGCACGATTATGAAATTTCGAATAAGTTGGTCACTAACCAGGAATTCCTGGCCTTTATCGAAGACGGGGGATATTCGAAATTCGATCTGTGGCATGCCGAAGGATGGGATTGGGTGCAACAGCAAAAGATCACCCAACCTATGTACTGGCATAATATAGATGGTAATTGGCAGCAGTACACCCTGGCAGGCCTTCGGGAATTAGAGATGGAATCCCCTCTAAGTCATATCTCCTATTTTGAGGCTTTTGCTTACGCCCAATGGAAAGGCTATCGCTTACCTACCGAATTTGAATGGGAGGCTGCACAGCATCATTTTTCATGGGGAGATCGATGGGAATGGACCGAAAGTGCTTATTTGCCATATCCCGGCTATGAAAAACCGCCCGGCGCAATTGGCGAATACAATGGTAAGTTTATGGTGAATCAAAAAGTTTTACGAGGCGGCTCTGTTGCTACTCCCGTAAATCACACCCGGCCTACCTACAGAAATTTTTTTCAAACAAACCTGCGATGGCAATTTACCGGGATCCGGTTGGCCAGATAAATGCGATAAGCTTATGAGTACTATTACCGAAACTATTCTCGACACAACTTTTAAAAAGGATGTATTTAATGGCCTTACGGCCAACCCAAAATATTTATACTCAAAATACATCTACGACAAGCGGGGAGATAAACTCTTCCGGGACATCATGGCATTGGACGAATATTATCTTACCGATAGTGAATTCGAGATCCTCAGTTTTCATACAGAAGCGATTTCTGAATTATTCCGTGGAAATGGTAAGGGTATGGACCTTATTGAGCTGGGAGCTGGCGATGGTAAGAAAACAA includes the following:
- a CDS encoding thymidylate synthase, producing the protein MKQYHDLVKHILEHGAEKSDRTGTGTKSVFGYQMRFDLSEGFPMVTTKKLHLKSIIYELLWFLNGDTNIKYLQENGVRIWNEWADEEGNLGPVYGHQWRNWNSEEIDQISEVIQTLKTNPDSRRMLVSAWNPSVLPDTSKPFAENVANGKAALPPCHAFFQFYVADGKLSCQLYQRSADVFLGVPFNIASYALFTMMMAQVCGYEAGDFIHTFGDAHIYSNHMEQLELQLSRDPRPLPKMLLNPDVKDIFGFKFDDFKLVNYDPHPHIKGVVAV
- a CDS encoding energy transducer TonB — encoded protein: MKNLIVLLFLITTVGGYAQEWGTIEKNKITMREVAPVWPGCENDSATKRDNCFNTQLATHIAKNFKYPAEEYKKNIQGRVVVTFIVNTEGLIEIKSITGGNEGLQAEAKRNILSIPKMAKPGMLAGKPRAIEYTVPITFKTGK
- a CDS encoding energy transducer TonB, which gives rise to MNLFAQNESDTSTITKEADVPFATIENVPVFPGCEGSDNMILKKCMSDNIARVVSENFDMKLVKSLDLKPRKYRIAVQFKIDKTGNVVDIRSRADHEMLEAEAIRVVSLLPQMRPGKQRGQEVGVLYALPIIFEVEPSAKAERRLKRKKSGD
- the egtB gene encoding ergothioneine biosynthesis protein EgtB, which encodes MIHTKNLVSFFLETRSHTESLCKPLEIEDYVVQPVIDVSPPKWHLGHTTWFFEEFILKPYKPGYKLFHEDFAFVFNSYYETVGKRVVRSDRGNLSRPGVTKVYDYRHYVTNEMKEFISSEAINEQILSLLEIGIHHEKQHQELLLTDIKYILGNNPILPVYNDKFLENPVQNEAQQWIPVHEGIYEIGHASSDFCYDNELGRHKVYLHDYEISNKLVTNQEFLAFIEDGGYSKFDLWHAEGWDWVQQQKITQPMYWHNIDGNWQQYTLAGLRELEMESPLSHISYFEAFAYAQWKGYRLPTEFEWEAAQHHFSWGDRWEWTESAYLPYPGYEKPPGAIGEYNGKFMVNQKVLRGGSVATPVNHTRPTYRNFFQTNLRWQFTGIRLAR